One Myxococcales bacterium genomic region harbors:
- a CDS encoding acyl-CoA dehydrogenase family protein: MAFFQTPPSHPHPLEGDSFFRGWLARHLPGDAHRPILDDLREVAEIARELAAIKAADPKAEPKLVPWDAWGKRIDRIELSPLWKRAQRVAAERGVVGTAYERKTGEHSRIHQFALVYLLEPTWDVYSCPLAMTDGAAKTLVTSKNAELVARAVPRLTSRDPSMAWTSGQWMTERTGGSDVAISETVAREVDGVHRLYGTKWFTSATTSEMALTLARPEGGAPGGSGLALFYLETRDAGGNLNGIAINRLKDKLGTRNVPTAELTLDGAIATPVVGLRDGIKNITPMLAVTRTWNAVCAAAGTRKAVAIARDYATKRVAFGAPLAEKPLHADTLATMTAETEAAFCLAFRAVEILGREEAGVATEAERALGRLLTPIVKLTTGKQAVAVASEALEAFGGAGYVEDTGLPELLRDAQVLPIWEGTTNVLSLDVLRALARGGSLEPLRVEIMRATEGAPVSVSAAANVARSAFAHAEAWALETLARGPHALESGARRFALTLGRSLALALLVHEATLAERSGDARPAAVARRFSRSPIDLVDDGLAEADASLVALG, encoded by the coding sequence ATGGCGTTCTTCCAGACCCCTCCGTCGCACCCGCACCCGCTCGAAGGCGACTCCTTCTTCCGCGGTTGGCTCGCCCGCCATCTCCCTGGAGACGCCCACCGTCCCATCCTGGACGACCTCCGCGAGGTCGCCGAGATCGCCCGTGAGCTCGCCGCCATCAAGGCCGCCGACCCCAAGGCCGAGCCGAAGCTCGTCCCGTGGGACGCGTGGGGCAAGCGCATCGACCGCATCGAGCTCTCGCCCCTCTGGAAGCGCGCGCAGCGTGTCGCGGCCGAGCGTGGCGTCGTGGGCACCGCGTACGAACGCAAGACCGGCGAGCACTCGCGCATCCATCAGTTCGCCCTCGTTTACCTGCTCGAGCCCACCTGGGACGTCTATTCGTGCCCCCTCGCGATGACCGACGGCGCCGCGAAGACGCTCGTCACCTCCAAGAACGCCGAGCTCGTCGCGCGGGCCGTCCCGAGGCTCACGAGCCGCGATCCTTCGATGGCGTGGACGAGCGGCCAGTGGATGACCGAGCGCACCGGAGGCAGCGACGTGGCCATCTCCGAGACGGTCGCGCGCGAGGTCGACGGCGTGCACAGGCTCTACGGTACGAAATGGTTCACCTCGGCGACGACCAGCGAGATGGCCCTCACGCTCGCGCGGCCCGAAGGCGGCGCCCCCGGCGGCAGCGGCCTCGCGCTCTTCTACCTAGAGACCCGTGACGCCGGCGGAAACCTCAATGGAATCGCGATCAACCGGCTCAAGGACAAGCTCGGCACCCGCAACGTGCCGACCGCGGAGCTCACCCTCGACGGCGCGATCGCCACGCCCGTCGTCGGCCTCCGCGACGGCATCAAGAACATCACCCCGATGCTCGCCGTGACCCGCACCTGGAACGCGGTGTGCGCCGCCGCGGGCACGCGAAAGGCCGTCGCGATCGCGCGCGACTACGCCACGAAGCGCGTGGCCTTCGGCGCGCCGCTCGCGGAGAAGCCCCTCCACGCCGACACGCTCGCGACCATGACGGCCGAGACCGAGGCCGCGTTCTGCCTCGCGTTTCGTGCGGTCGAGATCCTCGGCCGCGAAGAGGCAGGCGTCGCCACCGAGGCCGAGCGCGCGCTCGGGCGTCTTCTCACGCCGATCGTCAAGCTCACCACGGGAAAACAGGCCGTCGCCGTCGCGAGCGAGGCCCTCGAGGCGTTCGGAGGCGCCGGGTACGTCGAGGACACGGGCCTCCCCGAGCTCCTCCGTGACGCGCAGGTGCTCCCCATTTGGGAGGGCACGACCAACGTGCTCTCCCTCGACGTGCTCCGTGCTCTTGCGCGCGGAGGCTCGCTCGAGCCGCTTCGCGTCGAGATCATGCGCGCCACCGAGGGCGCACCTGTCTCCGTGTCTGCCGCGGCCAACGTCGCTCGCTCCGCGTTCGCGCACGCCGAGGCGTGGGCCCTCGAGACCCTCGCGCGCGGACCTCACGCGCTCGAGTCCGGCGCGCGCAGGTTCGCGCTCACCCTCGGGCGATCCCTCGCGCTCGCCCTCTTGGTGCACGAGGCCACGCTGGCCGAACGTTCCGGAGACGCTCGCCCCGCGGCCGTCGCGCGCAGGTTCTCTCGCTCCCCGATCGACCTCGTCGACGACGGGCTCGCCGAAGCCGACGCGTCTCTCGTGGCCCTCGGCTGA
- a CDS encoding sigma-54-dependent Fis family transcriptional regulator, with protein sequence MLPEKKQVLIVDDEPNLRKILAAQLSRDGYDVLLAEDGEEGLATLREHHIDLVITDLRMPKVDGMTLLREALREDPDLPIVMITAHGTIDTAVEALKTGAFDYLTKPFDKDEVRQIVAKALKTRQLAGEEASQTPEQVPGARFGIIGSSSGLTDLYSVLERVADSPTTVLITGESGTGKELVARALHDHSSRKDKPFIKVNCAAIPKELIESELFGYERGAFTGAVSSKPGRFELASGGTLFLDEIGEIPVEMQVKLLRALQESEFERVGGIKTIRVDVRLVAATNRDLKKLIAQGTFREDLFYRLNVVSIRLPALRERASDIPLLVEHFLSKFNERLKKSVQGVEQDALDVLAAYSWPGNIRELENVMERAVLFCDAQRLTVDNLPHEVRGGALSPSMTPPPPDAQIPVALSGDAGLKEHVKVAMSRLERDIVSRALAQTGGNVTHAARLLKISRKGLQLKMKELGLREGADKGD encoded by the coding sequence ATGCTCCCGGAAAAAAAGCAGGTCCTCATCGTCGACGACGAGCCGAACCTGCGCAAAATTCTCGCCGCGCAGCTCTCCCGTGACGGCTACGACGTCCTCCTCGCCGAAGATGGCGAAGAGGGCCTCGCCACGCTCCGCGAGCACCACATCGACCTGGTCATCACCGACCTGCGCATGCCCAAGGTCGACGGGATGACCCTCCTCCGCGAGGCCCTCCGCGAAGATCCCGACCTCCCGATCGTCATGATCACCGCGCATGGCACGATCGACACGGCCGTCGAGGCCCTCAAGACCGGCGCGTTCGACTACCTCACCAAGCCCTTCGACAAGGACGAGGTCCGCCAGATCGTCGCGAAGGCCTTGAAGACGCGCCAGCTCGCGGGCGAAGAGGCGTCGCAGACCCCGGAGCAGGTGCCCGGCGCCCGCTTCGGCATCATCGGGAGCTCCTCCGGCCTCACCGACCTGTACTCCGTGCTCGAGCGCGTCGCCGACAGCCCCACCACCGTGCTCATCACGGGCGAGAGCGGCACCGGCAAAGAGCTCGTCGCGCGCGCCCTCCACGACCACTCCTCCCGCAAAGACAAGCCGTTCATCAAGGTCAACTGCGCCGCCATCCCCAAGGAGCTCATCGAGAGCGAGCTCTTCGGGTACGAGCGCGGGGCCTTCACCGGGGCCGTCTCGTCCAAACCGGGCCGGTTCGAGCTCGCGAGCGGCGGCACGCTCTTCCTCGACGAGATCGGCGAGATCCCGGTCGAGATGCAGGTGAAGCTCCTCCGCGCCCTCCAAGAGAGCGAGTTCGAGCGCGTCGGCGGCATCAAGACGATCCGGGTCGACGTGCGCCTCGTGGCTGCCACCAACCGGGACCTCAAAAAGCTCATCGCGCAGGGCACGTTCCGCGAAGACCTCTTCTACCGCCTCAACGTGGTGTCCATCCGCCTCCCGGCCCTCCGCGAGCGCGCGAGCGACATCCCGCTCCTCGTGGAGCACTTCTTGTCGAAGTTCAACGAGCGCCTCAAGAAGAGCGTCCAAGGCGTCGAACAAGACGCCCTCGACGTGCTCGCCGCGTACTCGTGGCCCGGCAACATCCGCGAGCTCGAGAACGTCATGGAGCGCGCCGTGCTCTTCTGCGACGCTCAACGCCTCACGGTCGACAACCTCCCGCACGAGGTGCGCGGAGGTGCGCTCTCTCCGTCGATGACCCCACCCCCACCCGACGCGCAGATCCCGGTCGCGCTCTCGGGCGACGCCGGCCTGAAGGAGCACGTGAAGGTGGCCATGAGCCGCCTCGAGCGCGACATCGTGAGCCGCGCGCTCGCGCAGACGGGGGGCAACGTCACCCACGCGGCGAGGCTCCTCAAGATCTCGCGCAAAGGTCTCCAGCTCAAAATGAAGGAGCTTGGGCTCCGCGAAGGGGCCGACAAGGGAGACTGA
- a CDS encoding SUMF1/EgtB/PvdO family nonheme iron enzyme, translating into MSALRPIRNALALVGAASVFVGCRACSGAEPDAKVDAGPEVDAAAKLAALRPQDAGPKPGAPRAGMAFVPAGTLKAGTPLGKLPRVATEELPGTPIQMGAYYIDIYPYPNEPGAIPQPNVSRDEAKKLCAEKGKRLCTELEWERACKGPDNTTYEYGETYRSSLCMTGQSAELASRKPCGERPSCRSGFGVLEMHGGTWEWTDSTWGRGTHDPNLAVLRGGNAEAGEIVGRCANAIGRPASKKHPTFGFRCCAGERNEAEVVLDPHTTGKTLTMLLKPEERAAKLVPLLDKGQWGGDVAQLEVDRAWLWQPVPNEDLVVFGGCTPEGISRKCGFVVGRTPEGGEARVVAQLAFPRAMPEMKTSGDPLRIRAIAVDIKGRYFIEFSYSYGKVSVGAPVRLSEGQGLDPKAPGP; encoded by the coding sequence ATGAGCGCACTTCGACCGATAAGGAACGCCTTGGCGCTCGTGGGCGCCGCGTCCGTCTTCGTCGGGTGCCGTGCGTGCTCCGGAGCCGAGCCCGACGCCAAGGTCGACGCGGGCCCCGAGGTCGACGCGGCCGCCAAGCTCGCCGCGCTCCGCCCCCAAGACGCAGGCCCGAAGCCCGGTGCACCACGCGCCGGCATGGCGTTCGTCCCCGCGGGCACGCTGAAGGCCGGCACCCCGCTCGGCAAGCTCCCGCGGGTCGCCACCGAGGAGCTCCCCGGCACCCCCATCCAGATGGGTGCGTACTACATCGATATCTACCCGTACCCGAACGAGCCGGGCGCCATCCCCCAGCCCAACGTCTCGCGCGACGAAGCGAAGAAGCTCTGCGCCGAGAAGGGCAAGCGGCTCTGCACGGAGCTCGAGTGGGAGCGCGCCTGCAAGGGCCCCGACAACACCACGTACGAGTACGGCGAGACGTACCGCAGCTCGCTCTGCATGACCGGGCAGAGCGCCGAGCTCGCCTCGCGCAAGCCGTGTGGCGAACGCCCGAGCTGCCGGAGCGGCTTCGGGGTGCTCGAGATGCACGGCGGCACGTGGGAGTGGACCGACAGCACCTGGGGCCGCGGAACGCACGATCCGAACCTCGCCGTGCTCCGCGGGGGCAACGCCGAAGCGGGAGAGATCGTCGGCCGCTGCGCAAACGCGATCGGGCGCCCCGCGAGCAAGAAGCACCCGACGTTCGGGTTTCGCTGCTGCGCGGGCGAGCGCAACGAGGCCGAGGTGGTGCTCGATCCCCACACGACGGGGAAGACGCTCACCATGCTGCTGAAGCCCGAAGAGCGCGCCGCGAAGCTCGTCCCGCTCCTCGACAAGGGCCAGTGGGGCGGCGACGTGGCGCAGCTCGAGGTCGATCGCGCGTGGCTCTGGCAGCCCGTTCCCAACGAGGATCTCGTCGTGTTCGGCGGCTGCACCCCCGAGGGCATCTCTCGCAAGTGCGGCTTCGTGGTCGGGCGCACCCCCGAAGGCGGCGAGGCCCGCGTCGTGGCCCAGCTCGCGTTCCCCCGCGCCATGCCCGAGATGAAGACCTCGGGCGATCCGCTCCGCATCCGCGCCATCGCGGTCGACATCAAGGGGCGATATTTTATCGAGTTTTCCTACAGTTACGGAAAGGTGAGCGTGGGCGCGCCCGTGCGCCTCTCCGAGGGCCAAGGGCTCGACCCGAAGGCCCCTGGCCCCTGA
- a CDS encoding 1-acyl-sn-glycerol-3-phosphate acyltransferase gives MNKTVAEAYTYAEFLASLVGVLPVTAASAFVHRNDPVPRYPGRWVRKLGKTSSSLSPLWHFTVEGEPPADIDHRGYVVVANHESQADPFLLSHLPWDMRWVAKAELFDVPLAGWLLRLGGDIPIRRGDRESAHEMMEACKNTLENGLSVMIFPEGTRSRDGSILPFKAGAFQLALETGAKVLPLALAGTRRCRPKGSLGFGEARAIAKVLAPIDPASFTGPHALENLRDATRGVIVENVQALERRLGFSPVAPHPQDELHRDMAAAAE, from the coding sequence GTGAACAAAACGGTCGCCGAGGCGTACACGTACGCCGAGTTCCTCGCTTCTCTCGTCGGTGTGCTGCCCGTCACGGCGGCCTCCGCGTTCGTTCACCGAAACGACCCCGTGCCCCGGTACCCCGGTCGATGGGTGCGCAAGCTCGGGAAGACGAGCTCGAGCCTCTCGCCTCTGTGGCATTTCACGGTCGAAGGGGAGCCCCCGGCCGACATCGATCACCGCGGGTACGTGGTGGTCGCGAACCACGAGTCCCAGGCCGATCCGTTCTTGCTCTCCCACCTCCCGTGGGACATGCGCTGGGTCGCGAAGGCCGAGCTCTTCGACGTGCCCCTCGCGGGTTGGCTCCTCCGCCTCGGCGGCGACATCCCCATCCGCCGCGGCGATCGCGAGAGCGCCCACGAGATGATGGAAGCCTGCAAAAACACGCTTGAAAACGGCCTCTCGGTCATGATCTTCCCCGAGGGCACGCGCTCGCGCGACGGCTCGATCCTCCCGTTCAAGGCGGGCGCCTTCCAGCTCGCCCTCGAGACCGGCGCCAAGGTGCTCCCGCTCGCGCTCGCCGGAACACGGCGCTGCCGACCCAAGGGCTCCCTCGGCTTCGGTGAGGCGCGCGCCATCGCCAAGGTGCTCGCGCCCATCGACCCGGCGAGCTTCACGGGGCCACACGCCCTCGAAAACCTGAGAGACGCGACGCGCGGCGTGATCGTCGAGAACGTGCAAGCCCTCGAGCGACGTCTCGGCTTCTCGCCCGTCGCCCCGCACCCGCAGGACGAGCTCCACCGCGACATGGCCGCGGCCGCGGAGTGA
- a CDS encoding AgmX/PglI C-terminal domain-containing protein yields the protein MSTTFKPAFSTDVLPAAFAQANPFVRVEEKAAAVPVGESYVMVPAGPRVSDDEVETMASAVEVQVLWGQTVLSVTHLPSGKGFAVGSGEAVDFVLPEESLGRDRLELVSIASGMPKVMIPEGARVSVGSAKSEPAIDLVAKGRAKASSSGFELGVIEGESVRVDLAGTEIAYIVRGVRAGRAPKGVGFLGALSSNVTKYVGLSLLGHLGVIASLAYFMPAMGPDDAEAMSRENLLYMQKILNAQAPAELKAQENAGGEQASTESGGKGERAQGAEGTMGKDSAPKANARWGFKGESRDPQVQRKTDLELAQSFGMVDLLMSSKAGPSATDPNAPSAKWGAFDAQGADPKSAMGSMWGVGIGDSAGGGAFGLSGTGEGGGGVGEGIGLDKIGGLGHGAGGGDGVGIGNGKDGIGNGHGIVKGTHIAKAPKPLREGTPTVNGHLPAETIQRVVRANFGRFRNCYDAGLRTNPSLGGRVVTKFVISRDGSVSLSADGGSDLPDRNVVSCVVRSYQNLSFPTPEGGQVTVTYPLVFTPAD from the coding sequence ATGTCCACCACGTTCAAGCCCGCCTTCTCGACCGACGTCCTCCCCGCCGCTTTCGCTCAGGCGAACCCGTTCGTTCGCGTCGAAGAGAAGGCCGCGGCCGTGCCGGTGGGCGAGAGCTACGTGATGGTGCCCGCCGGCCCGCGCGTCTCCGACGACGAGGTCGAGACCATGGCGAGCGCCGTCGAGGTGCAGGTGCTCTGGGGTCAGACGGTGCTCTCGGTGACGCACCTCCCCTCGGGCAAGGGCTTCGCGGTCGGTTCGGGTGAGGCGGTCGACTTCGTGCTCCCCGAAGAGTCGCTCGGTCGGGATCGCCTCGAGCTCGTCTCGATCGCGAGCGGCATGCCGAAGGTCATGATCCCCGAGGGCGCGCGTGTGAGCGTCGGCTCCGCCAAGTCCGAGCCCGCCATCGACCTCGTCGCCAAGGGCCGCGCGAAGGCCTCCTCGTCGGGCTTCGAGCTCGGTGTCATCGAGGGCGAGAGCGTGCGTGTCGACCTCGCCGGTACCGAGATCGCCTACATCGTCCGCGGGGTTCGCGCGGGTCGTGCGCCGAAGGGCGTCGGCTTCTTGGGGGCCCTCTCGAGCAACGTGACCAAGTACGTGGGCCTGTCGCTCCTCGGCCACCTCGGCGTCATCGCGAGCCTCGCCTACTTCATGCCGGCCATGGGGCCGGACGACGCCGAGGCCATGTCGCGCGAGAACCTGCTCTACATGCAGAAGATCCTGAACGCCCAAGCCCCCGCCGAGCTCAAGGCTCAGGAGAACGCGGGCGGCGAGCAGGCGAGCACCGAGTCGGGCGGCAAGGGCGAGCGCGCGCAGGGCGCCGAAGGCACGATGGGCAAAGACTCGGCCCCCAAGGCGAACGCGCGCTGGGGCTTCAAGGGCGAGTCCCGCGATCCGCAGGTGCAGCGCAAGACCGACCTCGAGCTCGCGCAGTCGTTCGGCATGGTCGACCTCCTCATGTCGTCCAAGGCGGGCCCCTCGGCCACCGACCCGAACGCTCCGTCGGCCAAGTGGGGCGCGTTCGACGCGCAGGGCGCCGACCCGAAGAGCGCGATGGGCAGCATGTGGGGTGTGGGCATCGGTGACTCCGCCGGGGGCGGCGCGTTCGGCCTCTCGGGCACCGGCGAAGGTGGTGGTGGCGTGGGCGAGGGCATCGGGCTCGACAAGATCGGCGGCCTCGGTCACGGCGCAGGCGGCGGCGACGGCGTCGGCATCGGGAACGGCAAGGACGGCATCGGCAACGGTCACGGCATCGTGAAGGGCACCCACATCGCGAAGGCGCCGAAGCCCCTCCGCGAGGGCACGCCCACCGTGAACGGTCACCTCCCCGCCGAGACGATCCAGCGCGTGGTCCGTGCGAACTTCGGTCGCTTCCGCAACTGCTACGACGCGGGCCTCCGCACGAACCCGAGCCTCGGCGGTCGCGTGGTCACGAAGTTCGTCATCTCGCGTGACGGCTCCGTCTCGCTCTCGGCCGACGGCGGCTCGGACCTCCCCGATCGCAACGTGGTGAGCTGCGTCGTGCGGAGCTACCAGAACCTCTCGTTCCCCACGCCCGAGGGCGGCCAGGTCACCGTGACCTACCCCCTCGTGTTCACCCCCGCCGACTGA
- a CDS encoding NmrA family NAD(P)-binding protein, with translation MIVVFGANGNTGKVVAETLLGRGEKVRVVARDAKKVEALAKKGAEVVTADVLDEASVAKALAGAKGAYMLVPPDASSDDLVGRGKRIVDAFVGALQKSPVPHVVVLSSVAAQQPSGTGPIVITHYAEQTLPKAKGTIFTFVRAAYFMENILANAHPMKADGVLPVFGGGEAYPFPMIATHDIGRVAAEELLSPPKETSVIELSGPQEYSFADAARIAGQILGREVKPAVLPIDAMVPTLTQFGFSANVAGLYREMTEGLGKGLVSFEGKGRSVRGKVTLEEVLRPALT, from the coding sequence ATGATCGTCGTCTTCGGAGCCAACGGGAACACGGGCAAAGTCGTCGCGGAGACCCTGCTCGGTCGGGGAGAGAAGGTTCGTGTGGTCGCGCGCGACGCGAAGAAGGTCGAGGCGCTGGCGAAGAAGGGCGCCGAGGTCGTCACCGCCGACGTGCTCGACGAGGCCTCCGTGGCGAAGGCGCTCGCGGGCGCCAAGGGCGCGTACATGCTCGTACCCCCGGATGCGTCGAGCGACGACCTCGTCGGCCGCGGCAAACGCATCGTCGACGCCTTCGTCGGAGCGCTCCAAAAGAGCCCAGTCCCACACGTGGTGGTGCTCTCGTCGGTCGCGGCGCAGCAGCCCTCGGGCACGGGCCCCATCGTCATCACGCACTACGCCGAGCAGACCCTGCCCAAGGCCAAGGGCACGATCTTCACCTTCGTGCGCGCCGCCTACTTCATGGAGAACATCCTCGCGAACGCTCACCCCATGAAGGCCGACGGCGTGCTCCCCGTGTTCGGTGGGGGCGAGGCGTATCCCTTCCCCATGATCGCGACGCACGACATCGGGCGTGTCGCCGCCGAGGAGCTGCTCTCGCCGCCCAAGGAGACGTCGGTCATCGAGCTCTCGGGTCCACAAGAGTACTCGTTCGCCGATGCGGCGCGCATCGCCGGTCAGATCCTCGGTCGCGAGGTGAAGCCCGCGGTGCTCCCGATCGACGCGATGGTGCCGACCCTCACGCAGTTCGGCTTCTCGGCGAACGTGGCGGGCCTCTACCGCGAGATGACCGAAGGGCTCGGCAAGGGGCTCGTGTCGTTCGAGGGCAAGGGGCGCAGCGTCCGCGGCAAGGTCACGCTCGAAGAGGTGCTCCGGCCCGCGCTCACCTGA
- a CDS encoding LysR family transcriptional regulator yields MKRMTKTAAQLPEIELLRVLDHLHRERHVTRAARTLGLSQPAVSRALARLRDVFGDPLFVRAPRGIVPTPRADEIAPEVREVLRRAEALVRPPELAPASLERTFVVGSVDFVEAELLPRLASLFEVEAPRASVTSRPLGSDASEALATGRLDLAVGVKPTLPRDAITTHLFDDTFVCAVREGHPTVRRALSLEAFTKVSHVLIAPRGEPGSPVDTELARLGLTRHVALRTSTFLSAPLIVASTDLVLTGPRRVLVPMAARLGLRLVAPPLELRGFSVHAAWHPRVQNEPAHAWFRGVVKRAAKAR; encoded by the coding sequence ATGAAACGCATGACGAAGACGGCCGCGCAGCTCCCCGAGATCGAGCTCCTCCGCGTGCTCGACCACCTGCATCGTGAGCGGCACGTGACACGGGCGGCGCGCACGCTCGGGCTCAGCCAACCCGCCGTGAGCCGCGCCCTCGCGAGGCTCCGAGACGTCTTCGGCGACCCGCTCTTCGTGCGTGCCCCGCGGGGCATCGTGCCCACCCCGCGCGCCGACGAGATCGCCCCGGAGGTGCGCGAGGTCCTGCGGCGGGCCGAGGCGCTCGTGCGCCCTCCCGAGCTCGCGCCGGCCTCGCTCGAGCGGACGTTCGTCGTCGGGAGCGTCGACTTCGTCGAGGCCGAGCTCCTCCCGCGCCTCGCGTCGCTCTTCGAGGTCGAGGCGCCCCGTGCCTCCGTGACGTCACGCCCGCTCGGGAGCGACGCGAGCGAGGCCCTGGCGACCGGGCGGCTCGACCTCGCCGTCGGCGTGAAGCCGACCCTCCCACGCGACGCCATCACGACGCACCTCTTCGACGACACGTTCGTGTGCGCGGTGCGCGAAGGGCACCCTACGGTGCGCCGGGCGCTCTCGCTCGAGGCGTTCACCAAGGTGTCGCACGTGCTCATCGCGCCACGTGGAGAGCCCGGGAGCCCCGTCGACACGGAGCTCGCGCGCCTCGGCCTCACGCGTCACGTGGCGCTACGAACGTCGACGTTCCTCTCGGCGCCGCTCATCGTCGCGAGCACGGATCTCGTGCTCACCGGGCCTCGGCGCGTGCTCGTCCCCATGGCGGCGCGGCTCGGGCTTCGGCTCGTCGCCCCGCCGCTCGAGCTGAGGGGCTTCTCGGTGCACGCCGCGTGGCACCCACGAGTGCAAAACGAGCCCGCACACGCGTGGTTTCGAGGCGTGGTGAAGCGCGCGGCGAAGGCGAGGTAG
- a CDS encoding DUF4398 domain-containing protein: MSKFVLGTLALVAIAGCGGSFPPPSEKLSSAEAASRSAKELGAEKDPKAALYLKYANEQIEQAKALIASGDNRRADEILARANADAELAVQLAKENTTRAEANEVIEKVKAMKAGK, encoded by the coding sequence ATGAGCAAATTCGTCTTGGGCACCCTCGCCCTCGTGGCCATTGCAGGCTGTGGTGGGAGCTTCCCGCCGCCTTCCGAGAAGTTGTCGTCGGCCGAGGCCGCCTCGCGCAGCGCGAAAGAGCTCGGCGCCGAGAAAGACCCGAAAGCCGCGCTCTACCTCAAGTACGCGAACGAGCAGATCGAGCAGGCGAAGGCCCTCATCGCCTCGGGCGACAACCGCCGCGCCGACGAGATCCTGGCGCGCGCCAACGCCGACGCCGAGCTCGCCGTGCAGCTCGCGAAAGAGAACACCACGCGCGCCGAAGCGAACGAGGTGATCGAGAAGGTCAAAGCGATGAAGGCGGGTAAGTGA
- a CDS encoding DUF962 domain-containing protein — translation MSEKKRIESFEEFWPFYVGEHAKKETRTLHFVGTTAALACAAAGVLLRKKWLVAVAPVMGYGPAWVSHFFIEKNRPATFTYPRWSLMADFVMWGKIVRGEMDAEVERVMAERAKKEAAEAPAQETRPTPGPLVN, via the coding sequence ATGAGCGAAAAGAAGCGGATCGAGTCGTTCGAGGAGTTCTGGCCCTTCTACGTGGGCGAGCACGCCAAGAAGGAGACGCGCACGCTCCACTTCGTCGGCACCACGGCGGCGCTCGCGTGTGCCGCGGCCGGTGTGCTCTTGCGCAAGAAGTGGCTCGTGGCCGTGGCGCCGGTCATGGGCTACGGCCCGGCGTGGGTGAGTCACTTCTTCATCGAGAAGAACCGCCCCGCTACCTTCACGTACCCGCGCTGGTCGCTCATGGCGGACTTCGTCATGTGGGGCAAGATCGTCCGCGGCGAGATGGACGCCGAGGTCGAGCGTGTGATGGCCGAACGCGCCAAAAAAGAGGCTGCCGAAGCGCCGGCACAGGAAACGCGCCCGACCCCCGGTCCCTTGGTAAACTAG